The genomic stretch TCATACAGAGTGATTCACGAAGTTTACCCGAGTTGATGGCCACACCAACCCAACAAGGCAGACAGGGCAAGTGTTAGATACCaacccgcccaccccaccccggtcCAGTCTTTATCCTGCTACCAACACTGACTTATTGTCAAGGTACTGACACCTCTTGAGTGCAgagtgtgtgccaggccctgtcctaAGTGGTTTACATTTACTTACTCATTTAGTCATCACAACAATCCTGTGAGGTGTGTATTATAATTGTcaacattttgcagatgagaaaatataggcacagaaaagtgaaataacttTCCTAAGGTCATGTGATTAGCGAGTGACCGAAGTGGGATTCAGCCCCGGGCAGTCTAAGCTCCGCAGCCTCCACCTGTTAACATCACACCCAGCTGCCCAGGGCCCATATGAGACCCGCTGCTTGTCAGTGGCGGAGACGGGGCTGGCAGCCAGCTCTTCCTAGACCCAGGTCATGAGCTGTGCCTCTACTGCCCAGGGTTTTTGTGGGACCACTTTCTGTGTATATGCCCCTGCGTCAAATGGGAGGCAGGAACCTCAAACTCTCTGGCTTATATTATACGAAACAATGTTTCTGAACATTTTGCAGTGGACAGAGGCTctcttaatttcttaattatgTCTTTTTATCTTCCAGGTGTTAGCTACTGGCGGGTGCCTCATGAACTGATAGAATGCTGGACTCTGGAAGAGCGGCCTTTACTTGGGAGCCTAAATCACATGGCCCCAATTCGAAAGAGGTTACCTGTGCTCTGtcgatgttttatttatttatttttagagagggggaagggagggagaaagaggggaagagaaatatcagtgtgtggttgcctcttgtgtgtcacacactggggacctggcctgcaacccaggcttgtgccatgactgggaatcgaactggcgaccctttggttcgcaggctggtgcttagtccactgaatcatgccagccagggcctgttgatgttttttgatttttgttttttcaatctgTGACCTGTATTTTTACTGCCTTTGTTGGGGAAATGAATAATAGTTTTTGATCTTACTAAGCTTATTAATCACATAGGTTAATATCCTGTCTTACCACCAACATATAAATCTCGATAAATTCAAAGTTACCAAAACTATATAAAAAGTGCAAATAATTATCTAAAACTGGGTTGTAGTACACTATTTTGGAGAGAATGTGATTTCAATAACACTAATGAACACAGTGGGAATGCTGTGGTAGATAGTTTTCCCCACAAAAGTGAAATCCAGGCTTTATTGGCAATagtcaaaaatgtatttattagacTTAACATTTGAAATTTCTTGTGATTTATTctgaatttctttctcctttcgcTGCCAcaaatagcattttaatttaatggTACTTTCTTGTATTCTATAAAATTATTAGCATTAATTTTACTCCCCGTGTGTGTCTTTTACTGtgctttaaatacatttaaaatcgtctttcttttttatagtctGGGAATTATTCATGGCTTTCGGAAGTTCTGATTTCTCGACCATCTGCTCCCGAACTTGATTCAATACCCCCTTGACTTTCAGAATGCTCTCTTACTTGTGTCCTCTGGATCTTTCTCAGAAATGCTGAGTTTATTCAGTTTTTAGTAGTTATTCAACTCTTGTGaaaacagatattttttcttaaagggcctcattttgttatatttcttttgcCCATTGAACCTATAATTAGCAAATATTGTTTGGGTCCAGAGCAGTGGATCTCAGCTGGGGGTGATTTCGTCTCTCAGGGAGTATTTGGTAAGGTTCGGAGCCGTTTTTGGTTGTCACACTGTGCAGTAGGGACTGCTACCGGCACCGAGTAGGGAGAAGCCCGGGATGCCGTTAATTGTCCTGgaatgcacagggcagcccccgcAGCAAAGAATTGTATGGCCCAAAACGACAGTGGTGCCAAGATGGAAAAACCTTGGTCTAGAGTCTAGTGGAAGACGCAGAAGATGTGGACAGAAAGCAAAGTAGCAGGAATGGTGTTTGGAGACTTCTCTGTGTTCATTGTCTCTCCTCTGAGATTGTATTAAGCATCATTTTTGATTCATCAACAGGATAGCGATAATGATGACTTAAAAGCACTCGTGAGGTCCCAAAGAACCATCTGATTCACCAGATAAAACCGAGTTCTGTTCAACAGAGTTTTAGGGTTGAATACATTGTGTAGTGGCCCCTGTATTCATGGGGGATGACTTTCAAGTCACCTAGTAGATGCCTGAAACCGCAGATAGCACGGAACCCTGGGTATTCTCACATCGTTTCATTGCCTTTGAAGACTTGTTTTGGATAGTATCTTTCTCCTTAAAACTTGTTTAACTCTGCTGGAAATGTGGCAGCAGCTTCTTCCTCAGAAGACACAGCTTCTCCAGCAATTTTTATAGTTGCAGTGCACACCTGTTCCTGATCAGGGTAGCCCTCCCTTACTTGCAGTGAATGGCCTGTTGTGACTCGTTGCAGGGCGTCCCTACTGAAGTCTTTCTACAGGCTCAGTGCTTTTTGCCAGAATGTGCTGCCCTCAGTCGGAACATGTTTTCTGTTCATGTCCTCCACCCATCCTAACCACCAAGCATTTGACATGCACTGTGACCCTAACGTTTGTAGTTTGTGGTGtgacagcaaaactagcacaaatttcttttttcttcttcacaatttcatggGTAGAAGATTCGTTCTTACTGTacatcttagcaacctcagcatatgatattgttttctttccttattaagtcaAGAACTTTCACTTTCTCACTTGAAGAAAGAACTTTACAGCtcctctttggcatatctgaattgccagcatcactactcttgtgttTTGGGGCCATTTTAAGTAAAACAGGGCTATTTGCACATAACAGTTGATCTGATCATCAAGACGGCTGAGCACGCACAGTGTGGAAATGGTGGGCGCAGGGAGTGGGGCGATGCGAGATTTCaccacactactcagaatggcataCAATTTAATACAAagcatttatttctggaattttcccttTAGTActtttggaccatggttgactGTGGGTAGCTGAAACCGTGGAAAGTAAGAGCAAGGATCAAGGATAAGGAGGGATCACTGTATTTGTGTTCTTTCCTACCCAGGGCAATCTTTAACGCCCAGGCTGGGGTCCCATTTCCCAGAATTGGAGCTCACTGGGCTCTCTTTGCCTTTGGAAACGTGGCtatgctgggggagagggagaggactCGGAGGGTTGCTGTTACACTCTGTGTTCAGGGGGCAGCCTTCCTGAGGTGGAACTGGTGGCAGCAGTGGGAGGAACAGCAGGTTTCTGAGACAGTGGTTGTTTGTGAGAGTTTTAAGGTCATGTAAAGCAGTGTTCCCCCTTTAGGctttttataatgaaaagcaaaCTCACTTGGCATCTTTGAAGATTTGTCCACTACTTCTCTAATTCAAAAAGTGTCTGACCCTGCCATGGGTCTGGCTGTTGTAGCAGTTCCCCAAATGTGTCCCCTAGAATGCTAATTTTATTGGGTGCCAAAGGCTGCTTACAGAATGATTGGGAAATAGGGATCCAACCAGGTTCAATAGGTGCCCTTCCTGTAGGCCTCCCCAGAATCTCTGATGCATTCATTCAGATTTGAGCACTCCAAGAGCAGAATAAAATATGCAGCAGCATTTCTCAAGCTTGACTGTGAaaccctttttctcccttcagtAAATCTCTTGAAACCCCTGTTCTGGGAAAAACGACATGGGATATTTCTGGTTATCCTCTGGATCACATTAGGATTTTGGGGAACATGTGGTATAATTCTCATGTAACATCTCATTCCCCAATTTTAACGTGTTACTATACGTGATTTTAAAAGAGCTTCTACTCAAGTTGAAGCGATCTTTTATAAACTTGCTAATTTACTTACTGACCTTGGTGGGAGAGGAGAAATGAGATCTGTTGGTGCATATAAACCTCTTGATTCTAATTCTTGACAAAAACCTTTCTGCTCACCTTAGAGGTGAGCTTTGGAGATGGTTTCATTAGCTACTGAGCACGTGACCGCTCACTGTGACATGCTTCTGTGTTCGCAGGAGACTGGCCCCGCTTGCCGAGGAGGAAGAAGGTGTGAACTGTAAGATGGCTCCTAAGCCTGTCAGGTTTTTGGGCCCTTCCACCAGCACCCAAATTAAGGTCAAGAACTCGGCTGCAGTCAGGGTGCCTCCCAGCAGTGCCCTTCAGGCCTGGTCCCCGGCCACGGCACACCAGTCTTCAGGCGGGGGCGCAGCTCAGCGCTCCGCACTGTCTAAAGCCCCGTCCCCTGCGGGCACTGAGGTACCCGGGCATTCCCCAGCTTCCCAGGGGACCCGGAGTGCTGAAAATGGAGCCGCACACCCACCTCCAGCTAAGGCTCTACCCTCCGACAAGAAGGCCACCCCACACCGAGTGATAAAGCTGAGGCGGACTCCCCTGTGTGCCCCCGGGCCTTCCTCGCCCGCCTGCTCAGCCGCGAAGCCCCCAGGGGACCCAGCGCTGCCCGCCACCGAGGCGCCGGCCTTGAATGTGCGGACTGAAAACTTGCAGGGCAACGCTGATTGATGTCCTGTTTGCCTCCAGAGCTCCAACCCAAGTGACACTGTTTGTTGATGTAGTGGAGGTGAAAACTTAGTATTTCTATTTAGGATAATTATGGGAAAAATAAATCGTGTGCTCTAAGAATGGATGAGGGGAGACCACAGGTGGTTGGGGCTATAGTTACTTCTCATTTTCCCaacttttaaatgattatttgtCTATAGACAGTTTGAATTTCaggttttgattgttttgaaTGGTTAATTGGTAGTAAGGCAACAAAACCGCGCAGCAAACATCACTGAGAAGCTTACCTTGTTGGAATGAGTATCCACTTTGGGCACTTTCGTCATCTTACCCATTGCtgcccaggggtgggagggactgtGGGCTGAGATCCTCCTGTTTGCTGAAACAGAGACGGTGATGTTAGCGCTTCCCTGAGCTACATCACAACCAAGAGGTGGGAGAGAAAACGGAGATCACGGTGAACTCACTGCAGGTCACTCCCAGTCTCAAAAGGCAGCGTGAAAAA from Phyllostomus discolor isolate MPI-MPIP mPhyDis1 chromosome 4, mPhyDis1.pri.v3, whole genome shotgun sequence encodes the following:
- the KCTD18 gene encoding BTB/POZ domain-containing protein KCTD18 isoform X3 encodes the protein METYSLRSNIELKKALIDFCDSYGLVCNKPTVWVLHYLNTSGASCESRIIGVYATKTDGTDAIDKQLGGRIHSKSIFKREAGNNVQYIWSYYSVAELKKMMDAFDAWEGKGVSYWRVPHELIECWTLEERPLLGSLNHMAPIRKRRLAPLAEEEEGVNCKMAPKPVRFLGPSTSTQIKVKNSAAVRVPPSSALQAWSPATAHQSSGGGAAQRSALSKAPSPAGTEVPGHSPASQGTRSAENGAAHPPPAKALPSDKKATPHRVIKLRRTPLCAPGPSSPACSAAKPPGDPALPATEAPALNVRTENLQGNAD